One window from the genome of Salisaeta longa DSM 21114 encodes:
- a CDS encoding glycosyltransferase family protein, producing MTRLIHITPELPPTVGGIADYTAILTRRLVEVSDGAVEPVLIRAGWTPDAPAPEANFPTVDLSGTCADEALAAALREAAQGSDRVAVLLEYSGYGYAKRGAPLWLLRGLQQACGRGGLPLVTMFHELYASGPPWTSAFWVSPVQRYVAAQLAQLSGAVVTNRVKSATWLRRYVSEEASVRVQPVFSNVGEPEQVPSWNERAAYAVVFGGTGKNALYSQYGKHVARVLDMLKVPELVDVGPKPDESLLKFIGHDRVTVKGFLPIQEIQNYLKNAKAGFVCRNPEAFTKSGSLAAYAAYGIPTFIGLRDSMNASQLWKEGVHYHRIKTIENKDDRSSYLNFSMGVGKNAYELYKASAHSAKAGDVFYQIIGEACAN from the coding sequence ATGACTCGTCTCATCCACATCACCCCAGAACTCCCCCCGACCGTAGGCGGGATCGCCGACTACACCGCGATCCTGACCCGGCGGCTGGTGGAGGTGTCCGATGGGGCCGTAGAGCCGGTGCTCATCCGGGCTGGGTGGACGCCGGATGCGCCGGCGCCCGAAGCGAACTTCCCGACGGTGGATCTCAGCGGTACGTGTGCGGATGAGGCGTTGGCCGCGGCGCTGCGTGAGGCGGCGCAAGGAAGCGATCGCGTGGCCGTGCTGCTGGAATACTCGGGCTACGGCTACGCGAAGCGCGGCGCCCCGCTGTGGCTACTGCGGGGATTGCAGCAGGCCTGTGGACGCGGTGGGCTGCCGCTGGTTACGATGTTTCATGAGCTGTATGCCAGCGGTCCGCCCTGGACCAGCGCGTTCTGGGTCTCACCGGTGCAACGGTATGTAGCGGCGCAGTTGGCGCAATTGAGTGGCGCCGTCGTTACGAATCGGGTGAAGTCCGCGACCTGGCTGCGTCGTTACGTTTCGGAGGAGGCGTCCGTGCGCGTGCAACCGGTGTTCTCGAATGTGGGAGAGCCCGAGCAGGTGCCCTCTTGGAACGAGCGGGCCGCGTATGCGGTGGTGTTTGGTGGGACAGGCAAGAATGCACTATACAGTCAGTACGGGAAGCACGTAGCTCGAGTGCTTGACATGCTTAAAGTACCCGAATTGGTAGATGTTGGGCCGAAACCTGACGAATCACTGCTTAAATTTATTGGTCACGATCGAGTCACAGTGAAGGGCTTTCTTCCGATTCAGGAAATTCAGAACTATCTGAAGAATGCGAAGGCCGGATTTGTATGCCGTAATCCGGAAGCATTTACGAAGTCAGGAAGCTTGGCTGCCTATGCTGCTTATGGCATACCAACATTCATTGGACTTCGAGATAGTATGAATGCAAGCCAACTTTGGAAAGAGGGTGTTCATTACCACAGAATTAAAACAATAGAAAATAAGGATGACCGAAGCTCTTACCTAAACTTTTCTATGGGTGTTGGGAAAAATGCCTACGAACTGTATAAGGCA